GGCTCGGCGCGGCGGGCCACCACCGCGGCCACGTTGTCGACCTCGATGGCCTCCCGGACCAGACCCAGGTCCGCGCGGCTGGGACGGCGGTAGTCGAGGTAGAGCGCGATGGTGTCGACGGCGGCCTCCGGCTGGGGTTCGGTGACGATCAGTCCGCCGCCGGGTCCGCGCCGCATCCGGGCCACGGTGTGGTACTCCAGCAGCCGAACCGCTTCGCGCAGTACCGATCTGGACACTCCGTAGCGCTGCAGCAGGTCGCCCTCGCCGCCGAACACCGTTCCGGTGCGCCAGCCGTCGGCGGCGATGTCCTCGTGGATCGCGGCGGCCACCAACTCCGCACGCTTGCCCCGGACCGGCGGGGATTCGGCGATCCGCCGGCCGGCCGTCCGGGGCTGGTCACGCAACCACTCGGTGACGGCGCGGACGTGCTGCTCGGTCAGCGTCCGGGCGCGAGTGACGTCGCCGGCGGTCACGGCGTCGACGATCGCCGCGTGGTCGGCCCGCAGGCCACGGCGCGCGTCGGCGGTCGGCGGCCCCGTGCCGCGCGCGTACCGGGCCGTCAGCCGTGTGAGGATCTCCACGAACAACGCCAGCACCGGGTTTCCGGCCGCCTCGGCCAGCGCGAGGTGCAGGTCACCGCGTTCGGGCTGGTCGGCCGTCGCGGCGAGCGCGGCTCGCAGCGCGGCGATCTCGGGCTCGTCGACCCGCTCGGCCGCCAGTCCGCAGGCCAACGGCTCCAGCAGCAGCCGGGCAGCGAACAGCTCATCGACGGTCGTGCCGACGTACTCCAGGTAGATGACCATCGCCCGGGTCGCCGGGGCCGCGTCGGGCGTGGTGACGATCAGTCCACCGCCCGGCCCGCGCCGCATCCGCGCCACCTGGTGGTGCTCGATCAGCCGCACCGCCTCGCGCAGCACCGATCGGCTGACGCCGTACTGCTCTTGCAGCTGCGGCTCGGAACCCAATGACTCACCAAGCGGCCAGTTTCGGCGGATGATCTCGGCCTCGAGGAGCCGCGCGAGCCGGGCTGCGCGGCGTCCTGCTGCGGGGCCGGCGTCCAGCACCTACTTGATCAGCGGATCGCGTGGCATGCCCAGGATCCGCTCGGCGATCTGGTTCCGCGTCACCTCGGAAGTTCCGCCGGCGATGGCCATTCCGCGCGCGCCCATGGCCAGCTGCGCCACCAGCGCGGTCGGCCCGTCGGCCAGCGCCAGGTCGGCCCCGGTCAACGCGCCCGCGATGCCCGCGTACTCGCCCATGTGTTCGGCGAGCTTGAGCTTGGTGATGTTGCCCTCGGGACCGGGTCCGGCGCCCTCGATGCTGCGGACGGCGCGCCGC
This DNA window, taken from Mycolicibacterium sp. MU0050, encodes the following:
- a CDS encoding FadR/GntR family transcriptional regulator, with the protein product MDAGPAAGRRAARLARLLEAEIIRRNWPLGESLGSEPQLQEQYGVSRSVLREAVRLIEHHQVARMRRGPGGGLIVTTPDAAPATRAMVIYLEYVGTTVDELFAARLLLEPLACGLAAERVDEPEIAALRAALAATADQPERGDLHLALAEAAGNPVLALFVEILTRLTARYARGTGPPTADARRGLRADHAAIVDAVTAGDVTRARTLTEQHVRAVTEWLRDQPRTAGRRIAESPPVRGKRAELVAAAIHEDIAADGWRTGTVFGGEGDLLQRYGVSRSVLREAVRLLEYHTVARMRRGPGGGLIVTEPQPEAAVDTIALYLDYRRPSRADLGLVREAIEVDNVAAVVARRAEPEVAAFLARRHEVPAEGVAAGDAHAAGWTDLEFHAELAELAGNRILEIFLRIIVELFGRHWTPTMRPMPGPDDAAEMYRAHGRIVEAIREGDDSMARHRCRRHLEALSTWWV